A genomic stretch from Prochlorococcus marinus str. MIT 9312 includes:
- a CDS encoding Nif11-like leader peptide family natural product precursor: MSFSEIRKFLIKMQSDEDLKQLVTSSSTADDVALIGQRLGYDFSGDDLLRFNGQKVDKVTVRKVDHPGEYH; this comes from the coding sequence ATGAGTTTTTCTGAAATAAGAAAATTTTTAATTAAGATGCAGTCCGATGAAGACTTAAAGCAGCTTGTTACATCATCCTCTACAGCTGATGATGTGGCACTAATAGGTCAACGCTTAGGATATGATTTTTCAGGAGATGATCTGTTAAGATTTAATGGACAGAAAGTTGATAAAGTAACCGTAAGAAAAGTAGATCATCCAGGGGAATATCACTAA
- a CDS encoding TatA/E family twin arginine-targeting protein translocase yields the protein MNIFGVGLPEVTVILILALLIFGPKKLPELGKQLGKTLKSLKKASNEFQNEIDQVINEEDKEESPKSIESMQTNEIDQEKLDSENKNLSKKEKSNN from the coding sequence ATGAATATTTTTGGTGTAGGTTTGCCTGAAGTTACTGTAATACTAATCTTAGCTCTTTTAATTTTTGGTCCAAAAAAGCTTCCAGAATTAGGAAAACAGCTTGGTAAAACTTTGAAAAGTCTTAAAAAAGCGTCGAATGAATTTCAAAATGAAATCGATCAAGTTATTAACGAAGAAGACAAAGAGGAATCGCCTAAATCTATAGAAAGCATGCAAACTAATGAAATTGATCAAGAAAAGCTTGATTCAGAAAACAAGAATCTTTCAAAGAAAGAAAAAAGCAACAACTAA
- a CDS encoding peroxiredoxin, with protein MQIGDKIPEFSLLDQNGIKRSNKGLKNPLVLFFYPKDDTPGCTIEVCGFRDKYDLFKVLGAQVWGVSNGSSSSHLAFANKNKLQYPLLCDTNNSLRKTFKVPNVLGFMDGRVTYVIDRNGIVRHIFRDLLNGPEHIKEAIRVLKEIQNK; from the coding sequence TTGCAGATCGGAGATAAAATTCCAGAATTTTCTTTACTGGATCAAAATGGAATTAAAAGATCAAATAAGGGATTAAAAAATCCTCTCGTTTTATTTTTTTATCCAAAAGATGATACCCCAGGATGCACCATAGAAGTTTGCGGATTTAGAGATAAGTATGACTTATTTAAAGTCTTAGGTGCCCAAGTTTGGGGAGTAAGCAATGGAAGTTCCTCAAGTCACTTGGCATTTGCCAATAAAAACAAGTTACAGTACCCTCTACTTTGCGATACCAATAACTCTTTAAGGAAAACTTTTAAAGTTCCTAATGTATTAGGTTTTATGGATGGCAGAGTGACTTATGTTATAGATCGAAATGGAATAGTTAGGCATATTTTTAGAGATTTATTGAATGGTCCGGAGCACATCAAAGAGGCCATTAGAGTACTAAAAGAAATTCAAAATAAATAA
- a CDS encoding small RNA NsiR4-regulated ssr1528 family protein, whose protein sequence is MKKIGMQAVDLAIQNGVDLDGTPIPPKMLDLYNRIMDEENKRERSGVKKSMRNRCVKTGSKHFDKETLNQLLIDSGWEGLKEKEILFFYN, encoded by the coding sequence ATGAAAAAAATTGGAATGCAGGCTGTTGATTTAGCTATTCAAAATGGAGTTGATCTTGATGGCACCCCAATCCCTCCAAAAATGCTAGATCTATATAACAGAATAATGGATGAGGAGAATAAAAGAGAAAGAAGTGGCGTTAAAAAATCAATGAGAAATAGATGCGTCAAAACTGGTTCTAAGCATTTTGATAAAGAAACATTGAATCAATTATTGATTGACTCAGGATGGGAAGGTCTCAAAGAAAAGGAAATTTTATTTTTTTATAACTAA
- the arfB gene encoding alternative ribosome rescue aminoacyl-tRNA hydrolase ArfB has product MDLKITKTLVIPSKEIKWRFSRSSGPGGQNVNKIESRVEIIFNLEDSKVLNDYQKAILKINLKTKLFNNCLCLAVQEHRNQLLNRELALMKFSSIIKDALNKPFKLRKSTKPTKASQKKRVAFKKKRGELKKSRQKEKLYQI; this is encoded by the coding sequence ATGGATTTAAAAATTACTAAAACATTAGTAATCCCATCCAAAGAAATTAAGTGGCGATTTTCTAGATCCTCTGGTCCTGGAGGGCAAAATGTAAATAAAATTGAAAGTAGAGTAGAGATTATTTTTAATTTAGAAGATTCAAAAGTCTTGAATGATTATCAGAAAGCAATTCTTAAGATTAATTTGAAAACTAAATTATTTAATAATTGTCTATGTTTAGCGGTTCAAGAACACAGAAACCAATTATTAAATAGAGAGCTAGCCTTGATGAAATTTAGTTCAATCATAAAAGATGCCTTGAATAAACCATTTAAATTAAGAAAATCTACAAAACCTACTAAAGCATCACAAAAGAAAAGAGTTGCTTTTAAGAAAAAACGTGGCGAATTGAAAAAAAGTAGACAAAAAGAAAAACTATATCAAATATGA
- a CDS encoding DUF1651 domain-containing protein translates to MNSNNDFWLIDSNFVGVMRFYKDNEYSDKSIAYMFVEEGIIMGIHGENPPLMKTRKKIVIEEARLLWQKLLNEGWQKTNKKW, encoded by the coding sequence TTGAATTCAAATAATGATTTCTGGTTAATTGACTCCAATTTTGTAGGGGTGATGCGTTTCTACAAAGATAATGAGTATTCTGATAAATCTATTGCTTATATGTTTGTTGAAGAAGGAATCATTATGGGAATTCATGGAGAAAATCCTCCATTAATGAAAACTAGAAAAAAAATTGTTATTGAAGAAGCAAGATTGTTATGGCAAAAATTGTTAAATGAAGGTTGGCAAAAAACTAATAAAAAATGGTGA
- a CDS encoding CPBP family intramembrane glutamic endopeptidase: MKNLIILTKSFFLLKPRFLSTIFFVPILYGIGWALSQPLLFLNFEKENISLVGTIFTFLIFIFLLPYWFHIKRNISSAWVLLGITKQNFFKNFINFSQGILFALVLIILILVPLLQKNYISWIGEFSPIILLNSILLGLGVGFAEEIIFRGWLLEEFKFEYGTKISIALQAIVFSFVHNLSNEIFWNIIGLRLGFILLGIFLSLVRIRDKGSLWNCIGIHGGLVGIWFFINNGLIEFKENTPSFLAGPFIQNIPNPIGSFSAILVLLLLCIFYAIKSKKFSSKTFN; this comes from the coding sequence ATGAAAAATTTAATAATATTAACCAAAAGTTTTTTTCTTTTAAAACCAAGATTTTTATCAACTATATTTTTTGTTCCAATTCTTTATGGTATTGGCTGGGCTTTATCTCAGCCATTATTATTTTTGAATTTTGAGAAAGAAAATATATCCTTAGTTGGTACTATTTTTACTTTTCTAATTTTTATCTTTTTACTCCCATATTGGTTTCATATCAAAAGGAACATATCAAGTGCATGGGTTCTCCTTGGGATAACCAAACAAAATTTTTTCAAAAACTTTATCAATTTTTCTCAAGGTATTTTATTTGCCTTAGTTTTAATAATTCTAATTCTGGTACCACTATTGCAAAAAAATTATATTTCTTGGATAGGTGAATTCTCGCCAATCATATTATTAAATTCTATTTTACTTGGATTAGGTGTTGGATTCGCAGAGGAAATAATTTTTAGAGGCTGGTTACTAGAAGAATTTAAATTTGAATATGGTACAAAAATATCAATAGCTTTACAAGCTATAGTTTTTAGTTTCGTTCATAATTTATCAAATGAGATCTTTTGGAACATAATTGGATTACGTTTAGGATTTATTTTACTTGGGATATTTCTATCATTAGTAAGAATTAGAGATAAAGGTTCTTTATGGAATTGCATAGGAATTCATGGTGGACTTGTTGGTATTTGGTTCTTTATAAACAACGGATTAATAGAATTCAAAGAAAATACACCTTCTTTTTTAGCAGGGCCTTTTATACAAAATATTCCAAACCCAATAGGAAGCTTTAGTGCAATATTAGTATTACTTTTGTTATGTATTTTTTATGCAATAAAATCAAAAAAGTTTTCTTCTAAAACTTTTAATTAG
- the pip gene encoding prolyl aminopeptidase: MKDQVLFPKIELREKGFLQVSDIHTIYWERSGNPNGKKILVIHGGPGGGSQPRYRRYFDPDKFDIIQFDQRGCGSSTPFSELKENTTNHLVDDIEKLRILFKIDSWNLFGGSWGSTLSLIYAIKNPKRVMSLTLRGIFLCRKFELLWFYQYGASEIFPDEFEEYISLIPKKERNDLISSFYKYLTSSDVKLRSRAAAAWTKWELSTSHLINKKFDFGKSQVNSFSDAFARIECHYFINNIFLEDDFILKNIKSIESIPTKIIQGRYDVVCPVRSAWDLNKKLKNSELIIVNDAGHSMSEKGISIELIKAVKGIENL; this comes from the coding sequence ATGAAAGATCAAGTCTTGTTTCCGAAAATTGAATTACGTGAAAAGGGTTTTTTACAAGTTAGTGATATTCATACTATTTATTGGGAAAGATCTGGCAATCCAAATGGAAAGAAAATACTGGTAATTCATGGAGGTCCAGGAGGAGGAAGTCAACCAAGATATAGAAGATACTTTGATCCAGATAAATTCGATATTATTCAATTTGACCAAAGAGGGTGCGGTTCCTCAACTCCTTTCTCCGAATTAAAAGAAAATACGACTAATCATTTAGTTGATGATATTGAGAAATTAAGAATTTTATTTAAAATAGATAGTTGGAATTTGTTTGGTGGATCTTGGGGCTCAACACTTTCACTTATATATGCAATTAAAAATCCCAAAAGAGTTATGAGCTTAACTTTGCGAGGAATATTTTTATGTAGAAAGTTTGAATTATTATGGTTCTATCAATATGGTGCAAGTGAGATATTCCCCGATGAATTTGAAGAATATATTTCTTTAATACCAAAAAAAGAAAGAAATGATTTGATAAGTTCTTTTTATAAATATCTAACATCTTCAGATGTGAAGCTTAGATCAAGAGCAGCAGCAGCTTGGACAAAATGGGAACTTTCAACTAGTCATTTAATAAATAAAAAATTTGATTTTGGTAAGTCCCAAGTTAATTCTTTTTCAGATGCCTTTGCGAGGATCGAATGTCATTATTTTATTAATAATATTTTCTTAGAAGATGATTTTATTTTGAAAAATATAAAATCAATAGAATCGATACCAACAAAAATAATTCAAGGTAGATATGACGTCGTATGTCCTGTTAGGAGTGCTTGGGATTTAAATAAAAAATTAAAGAATTCTGAATTAATTATTGTTAATGATGCTGGTCATTCAATGAGTGAAAAAGGTATTAGTATCGAATTAATAAAAGCTGTAAAAGGAATTGAAAATCTCTAA
- a CDS encoding TenA family protein, with protein sequence MKITEKLWEDNYEIALLSLNTKFVQGLKTGRLPKNIFQEYLAQDYFFLETFARAYGLAVSKSKDKYSIRKLSELLMGVSEELILHETYAKEWDIDLSNNYIKKATKNYTDFLDDVSKRLSSVEIMFAMTPCMRLYAWIGKRLYEEDFDNKYKEWIITYSDENFENLANLLENLIETNKESYDINQAKYLYKRAIELELDFFNAYSDF encoded by the coding sequence ATGAAAATAACAGAAAAACTTTGGGAGGATAATTATGAAATCGCTCTACTAAGTTTAAATACAAAATTTGTTCAAGGTTTAAAAACTGGAAGACTGCCTAAAAATATTTTTCAAGAATATTTGGCTCAAGATTATTTCTTTTTAGAGACTTTTGCTAGGGCATATGGTCTTGCCGTTTCTAAATCAAAAGATAAATATTCAATAAGGAAGTTAAGTGAACTTCTAATGGGTGTTTCAGAAGAGTTAATACTTCATGAAACTTATGCAAAAGAATGGGATATTGATTTGTCTAATAACTATATAAAAAAAGCTACTAAAAATTATACAGATTTCCTTGATGATGTTTCCAAGAGACTTAGCTCCGTTGAAATAATGTTTGCAATGACTCCATGTATGCGACTTTATGCTTGGATAGGAAAAAGGTTGTATGAAGAGGATTTTGATAATAAATACAAAGAATGGATAATTACTTACTCTGATGAGAACTTTGAAAATTTAGCAAATTTACTCGAAAATCTTATTGAGACCAACAAAGAATCATATGATATTAATCAGGCAAAATATTTATACAAAAGAGCAATTGAATTAGAATTAGATTTTTTTAATGCATATTCAGATTTCTAA
- the thiD gene encoding bifunctional hydroxymethylpyrimidine kinase/phosphomethylpyrimidine kinase gives MYSKVVLSIGGSDSGGGAGIQADLRTFMALKVHGCSVITCITAQNSIAVNCVEAVEKNTLLSQLDTLFSDFGFDALKTGMLLNEGIIIDTASKLNKYKITKIIDPVMVTRTGSKLLEDSAINAYKKFLLPIADLVTPNIYEANLLSGLEIRNKEDIENSARNIISLGAKAVLIKGGGLKEMKGKDFFLDLNGRKKWLINNFINTKNTHGSGCTLSAAICGYKALGFDLLDSIQKAKFFVEKSLENSYKIGSGPGPLGHH, from the coding sequence ATGTATTCTAAAGTTGTACTTTCAATAGGAGGTAGTGACTCCGGAGGTGGAGCAGGTATACAAGCTGACCTAAGAACTTTTATGGCCCTTAAAGTACATGGATGTTCTGTTATTACATGTATTACTGCACAAAATAGTATTGCAGTTAATTGCGTTGAAGCAGTAGAAAAGAATACTTTATTAAGTCAGTTAGATACTTTATTTTCTGATTTTGGCTTTGATGCTTTAAAAACTGGAATGTTACTAAATGAAGGGATAATCATTGATACTGCATCAAAATTAAATAAATATAAAATAACCAAAATTATTGACCCAGTAATGGTTACAAGAACTGGTTCTAAATTACTGGAGGATTCTGCGATTAATGCTTATAAAAAATTCTTATTACCAATTGCGGATTTAGTAACTCCAAATATTTATGAAGCAAATCTACTTTCTGGTTTAGAAATAAGGAATAAAGAAGATATCGAAAATTCCGCAAGAAATATTATTAGTCTGGGAGCCAAGGCAGTACTTATAAAAGGTGGCGGTTTAAAAGAGATGAAAGGGAAAGATTTTTTTCTTGATTTAAATGGTAGAAAAAAATGGTTAATTAATAATTTTATAAATACAAAAAATACCCATGGTAGTGGTTGTACTTTAAGTGCAGCTATTTGCGGTTACAAAGCTTTAGGTTTTGATCTACTTGACTCTATCCAAAAAGCAAAATTTTTTGTTGAAAAATCTTTAGAAAATTCTTACAAAATAGGATCTGGCCCTGGCCCCTTAGGTCATCATTAA
- a CDS encoding cupin domain-containing protein → MNPNQKNIEIIKHFNLSPHPEGGWFREIVRSKSSLIREDGQSRNFITGIYYLLDRDAKSAWHRVKNADEIWIYLRGDPLQLWCLDNDNKLIRNLILDSNNPVEMIPSGYWQAAKSRGEFTLVSCCVGPGFDFKDFELLRNTNHTSRLDKAINDLI, encoded by the coding sequence GTGAATCCTAATCAAAAAAATATAGAAATAATTAAACATTTTAATTTATCTCCGCATCCTGAAGGTGGATGGTTTAGGGAGATAGTAAGGAGTAAGAGTTCTCTAATAAGGGAAGATGGTCAAAGTAGAAACTTCATTACGGGAATTTACTATCTTTTGGATAGAGACGCAAAAAGTGCTTGGCATAGAGTAAAAAATGCAGATGAGATTTGGATTTATCTTAGGGGTGATCCACTGCAATTATGGTGTCTAGATAATGATAATAAGTTAATAAGAAATTTAATTTTAGATTCCAATAATCCAGTAGAAATGATTCCATCTGGATATTGGCAAGCTGCAAAAAGTAGAGGAGAATTTACTTTGGTGAGTTGTTGTGTTGGGCCTGGGTTTGATTTTAAGGATTTTGAATTGCTCAGAAATACAAATCATACTTCTAGGTTAGATAAAGCAATTAATGACCTTATTTAA
- a CDS encoding PD-(D/E)XK nuclease family protein: MIDLKRNSKKETVKATGLRTRASSSYSPNQKKDFKISRGRFSNFLTCKRCFYLDRVKGLDPPGTPGWTLNETTDLLLKKEFDYCRDRQIPHRLFIENDLSHLVPFDHPEIDDWRNSLHKGLMLRHKNTNIILTGGVDDIWQHKITKQLIVVDYKSQAKLGRVDKQDYLDDPYHEGYKIQMDFYAYLLKGMGFDVHKTSYFLVCNAKRDEEEFNKRMNFDEYLVPYDWNIDWIEKEIDSMVSLMNNNQIPEPNSSCKNCAYSEQYAKLVCNPVKDDSEEIQGNLF; encoded by the coding sequence ATGATAGATCTGAAAAGAAATAGTAAAAAGGAAACTGTAAAAGCTACTGGATTAAGAACACGAGCATCTTCTTCTTACTCTCCCAATCAGAAAAAAGATTTTAAAATTAGTAGAGGAAGGTTTTCTAATTTTTTAACCTGCAAAAGATGTTTTTACTTGGACAGAGTGAAAGGTTTAGATCCACCAGGAACACCAGGATGGACTTTAAATGAGACTACTGATTTACTTTTAAAAAAAGAGTTTGATTATTGTCGAGACAGACAAATTCCTCATAGATTATTTATTGAAAATGATTTAAGTCATCTAGTTCCTTTCGATCATCCGGAAATAGATGACTGGCGTAATTCTCTCCACAAAGGATTAATGCTTCGTCATAAAAATACAAACATCATTTTGACTGGAGGAGTTGATGATATCTGGCAGCACAAGATTACAAAACAATTAATAGTTGTTGATTACAAATCTCAGGCAAAACTTGGAAGAGTAGATAAACAGGATTATCTTGATGATCCATATCATGAGGGTTATAAAATTCAAATGGATTTCTATGCCTATCTTCTAAAGGGGATGGGATTTGATGTTCATAAAACATCTTATTTTTTAGTTTGTAATGCAAAAAGAGATGAAGAGGAATTCAATAAAAGAATGAATTTTGACGAATATTTAGTTCCCTATGATTGGAATATTGATTGGATTGAAAAAGAAATAGATTCAATGGTCTCTTTGATGAATAATAATCAGATCCCGGAACCAAATTCATCCTGTAAAAACTGCGCTTATTCTGAGCAATATGCCAAGTTAGTTTGTAATCCTGTGAAAGATGATAGTGAAGAGATTCAAGGGAATCTTTTCTAG
- a CDS encoding DUF4268 domain-containing protein, with the protein MSIKLGKLKNVNLREAWSHEAQDFTPWLADNLEYLSNEIGIQLELEGQEVKVESFSADIIAIDPQNDRRILIENQLEKTDHTHLGQILTYLAGLEAEVIIWVASSFREPHLSAIKWLNENTVEPFSFFAVQVKAVQIDNSSIAPMFETVAKPNSWDRKIKNKVRAVGEQSELSKWRFAFWQRLIEIYPEQENYESLKSTSSRWRNVPNSNFVVSIYLAKKCVGIFIRGIRNADSEDVYRQLEPHQDALEKYLGSSIGEGDKSRGVFFHQKSDGDLINNSNWEDKLNWLAKMQELYVSTLEEII; encoded by the coding sequence ATGAGTATTAAATTAGGAAAACTTAAAAATGTAAATCTTAGAGAAGCTTGGAGTCATGAAGCTCAAGATTTCACTCCTTGGCTTGCAGATAATCTTGAATATCTATCTAACGAAATAGGAATTCAATTAGAACTTGAAGGGCAAGAAGTAAAAGTAGAATCTTTTTCAGCAGATATCATTGCTATAGATCCACAGAATGATAGGAGAATATTAATTGAAAATCAATTAGAAAAGACAGATCATACTCACTTAGGACAAATTCTTACTTATCTTGCAGGTTTAGAAGCAGAAGTAATTATATGGGTAGCAAGTAGTTTCAGAGAACCTCACCTATCAGCAATTAAATGGCTTAATGAGAACACAGTAGAACCTTTTTCCTTTTTTGCTGTGCAAGTAAAGGCTGTTCAAATTGATAATTCTTCGATTGCTCCAATGTTTGAAACAGTAGCCAAGCCAAATAGTTGGGATAGAAAAATCAAGAATAAAGTAAGAGCAGTTGGAGAACAAAGTGAATTATCCAAATGGAGATTTGCATTTTGGCAGAGATTGATTGAAATTTATCCTGAACAAGAAAATTATGAATCTTTGAAGTCAACTAGCTCTCGTTGGAGAAATGTCCCTAACTCAAATTTTGTAGTATCAATTTATTTAGCAAAAAAATGTGTTGGAATTTTTATAAGGGGGATAAGGAATGCCGATTCAGAAGATGTATATAGACAGCTCGAACCCCATCAGGATGCCTTGGAAAAATATTTGGGATCTTCAATAGGTGAAGGAGATAAGTCTAGAGGAGTATTCTTCCATCAAAAATCAGATGGAGATTTGATCAATAACAGTAACTGGGAAGATAAGCTGAATTGGTTAGCTAAAATGCAAGAATTATACGTTTCTACCTTGGAAGAAATAATTTAA